The proteins below come from a single Deltaproteobacteria bacterium genomic window:
- a CDS encoding carboxymuconolactone decarboxylase family protein: protein MSDSTRRERGVAMMKKVYAGDVVTPPAGVMPFSDLMLEQLFAEVWSREEILSIRDRRLVLMGIIAALGERDTFQIQARAAVKNGELTPAQVREVVITVANYAGYPRAAGLVTAVEQTLAQVAKEMAPK, encoded by the coding sequence ATGTCCGACTCCACCCGCCGCGAGCGCGGCGTCGCGATGATGAAGAAGGTCTACGCCGGCGACGTGGTCACGCCGCCGGCCGGCGTGATGCCGTTCAGCGACTTGATGCTCGAGCAGCTCTTCGCCGAGGTGTGGTCGCGAGAGGAGATCCTCAGCATCCGCGATCGGCGGCTCGTGCTGATGGGCATCATCGCGGCGCTGGGCGAGCGCGACACGTTTCAGATTCAGGCGCGCGCTGCGGTGAAGAATGGCGAGCTGACGCCGGCGCAGGTGCGCGAGGTCGTCATCACGGTCGCGAACTACGCGGGCTACCCGCGCGCAGCGGGGCTCGTCACGGCGGTGGAGCAGACGCTCGCGCAGGTCGCGAAGGAGATGGCGCCGAAGTAG
- a CDS encoding LLM class flavin-dependent oxidoreductase, translating into MKVGVCLPYMKPGLDRATLLGWARAIEAGPFDAISCGERVTGPTVSLGATLAAAAAVTSRVRIVPTLYVLPMHDAVAAAHEIATLDALAGPGRVEVCVGVGGREVDYRAVGASFEKRHARQDEQVARMRAIWRGEPPFAGADPVGLRPSRAGGPPIFAGVMGPKAFARAAKWADGVYVWSGNGEKHEIARFLQMADAAWGEAKRTTAPRRIGGFWLSLASGDAQAKLSQYVFDYTRVFGEAAGRAMAKMVTRSTPDAVREALGNLEAAGCEECFLVPATAELAEVERAAEIVARR; encoded by the coding sequence ATGAAGGTTGGCGTCTGTCTCCCCTACATGAAGCCCGGGCTCGATCGCGCCACGCTGCTCGGCTGGGCGCGCGCGATCGAGGCCGGCCCGTTCGACGCGATCTCCTGCGGCGAGCGCGTCACGGGCCCCACCGTCTCGCTCGGCGCCACGCTGGCCGCCGCCGCGGCCGTCACCTCGCGCGTGCGCATCGTGCCCACGCTCTACGTGTTGCCGATGCACGACGCCGTCGCCGCCGCGCACGAGATCGCGACGCTCGATGCACTCGCGGGCCCCGGCCGCGTCGAGGTGTGCGTGGGCGTCGGCGGGCGCGAGGTCGACTACCGCGCAGTCGGCGCGAGCTTCGAGAAGCGCCACGCGCGCCAAGACGAGCAGGTCGCGCGCATGCGCGCGATTTGGCGCGGCGAGCCTCCGTTCGCGGGCGCGGATCCCGTCGGCCTGCGCCCCTCGCGCGCCGGCGGCCCGCCGATCTTCGCGGGCGTGATGGGACCGAAGGCGTTCGCGCGCGCCGCGAAGTGGGCCGACGGCGTGTACGTGTGGAGCGGCAACGGCGAGAAGCACGAGATCGCGCGCTTCTTGCAGATGGCCGACGCGGCTTGGGGCGAAGCGAAGCGCACGACCGCGCCGCGCCGCATCGGGGGCTTCTGGCTCTCGCTCGCGAGCGGAGACGCGCAAGCGAAGCTCAGTCAGTACGTGTTCGACTACACGCGCGTGTTCGGCGAAGCCGCCGGGCGCGCGATGGCGAAGATGGTCACGCGCTCGACGCCTGACGCGGTGCGCGAGGCGCTGGGCAATCTCGAAGCCGCGGGCTGCGAGGAGTGCTTCCTCGTGCCCGCGACGGCGGAGCTCGCCGAGGTGGAGCGCGCGGCGGAGATCGTCGCGCGGCGCTGA
- a CDS encoding acyl--CoA ligase, with product MTIAYEAAVEALTKPGGMFEVTEADVRGTRMKVFKSTPPSMRMLFALAKLRAAQEFLVYEDERWTFGRVAETVDAIGNALVTHYGVKKGDRVAIGMRNFPEWIAAFAAITSVGGIAVLLNAWWTPDELAYGLEDSGAKLLVGDLERIERAAGALERLDIRALAVRSEGKPLPPRTDRYEDVVKLGAPLPEVAITYDDDATILYTSGTTGHPKGAVSTHRAVLSSLGAFACRAAVQAMRFPKDKEAQTHPTAFILTVPLFHVTGCVAVMLTSFAAGTKLVMMYKWDPERALQLIERERVTNFVGVPTMAWDLLESKAFGKYDTSSLVSVGGGGAPAPPQLVHRIDKSFKGKGRPNIGYGMTETNAYGPQNAGDDYVRKPTSAGRTVPVVEVRVTNPEGKVLGTGEVGEIWSRGPHLIRGYWNKPEATAQTIVDGWLRSGDIGRIDDEGFVYVEDRAKDMVLRAGENVYCAEVEAAIYEHPAVYECAVFGLPHERLGEEVAAAIHLRAGMSLSEDELRAHLTRRIAGFKVPSVIEWKPEALPRNPAGKILKRELRDALAKARAK from the coding sequence ATGACGATCGCGTACGAGGCGGCAGTCGAGGCGCTCACGAAGCCCGGCGGCATGTTCGAAGTGACAGAGGCAGACGTGCGCGGCACGCGCATGAAGGTGTTCAAGAGCACGCCGCCGTCGATGCGCATGCTGTTCGCGCTCGCGAAGCTGCGCGCCGCGCAGGAATTCCTCGTGTACGAGGACGAGCGCTGGACCTTCGGGCGCGTGGCCGAGACGGTCGACGCGATCGGCAACGCGCTCGTGACTCATTACGGCGTGAAGAAGGGCGACCGCGTCGCGATCGGCATGCGCAACTTCCCCGAGTGGATCGCGGCCTTCGCGGCGATCACGAGCGTGGGCGGCATCGCCGTGCTGCTGAACGCGTGGTGGACGCCGGACGAGCTCGCGTACGGCCTCGAAGATTCCGGCGCGAAGCTGCTCGTCGGCGACCTCGAGCGCATCGAGCGGGCCGCCGGCGCGCTGGAGCGCCTCGACATTCGCGCGCTCGCGGTGCGCAGCGAAGGCAAGCCGCTGCCGCCGCGCACCGATCGCTACGAGGACGTGGTGAAGCTCGGCGCGCCGCTGCCGGAAGTCGCGATCACCTACGACGACGACGCCACGATCCTCTACACGAGCGGCACGACGGGCCACCCGAAGGGCGCCGTCTCGACGCACCGCGCGGTGCTCTCCTCGCTCGGCGCGTTCGCGTGCCGCGCCGCGGTGCAGGCGATGCGCTTCCCCAAAGACAAAGAGGCGCAGACGCATCCCACCGCGTTCATCCTCACCGTGCCGCTCTTCCACGTGACGGGCTGCGTGGCGGTGATGCTCACCTCGTTCGCCGCCGGGACGAAGCTCGTGATGATGTACAAGTGGGATCCCGAGCGCGCGCTGCAGCTGATCGAGCGCGAGCGCGTGACGAATTTCGTCGGCGTGCCCACGATGGCGTGGGATCTGCTCGAGTCGAAGGCGTTCGGGAAGTACGACACGTCGAGTCTCGTGTCGGTCGGCGGCGGCGGAGCGCCGGCGCCGCCGCAGCTCGTGCACCGCATCGACAAATCGTTCAAGGGCAAGGGCCGCCCGAACATCGGCTACGGCATGACCGAGACGAACGCGTACGGCCCGCAGAACGCCGGCGACGACTACGTGCGCAAGCCCACCAGCGCGGGCCGCACGGTGCCCGTCGTCGAAGTGCGGGTGACCAACCCCGAAGGCAAGGTGTTAGGGACCGGCGAGGTCGGCGAGATCTGGTCCCGGGGCCCGCACCTGATTCGCGGCTACTGGAACAAGCCTGAAGCGACGGCGCAGACGATCGTCGACGGCTGGCTGCGCAGCGGCGACATCGGGCGCATCGACGACGAGGGCTTCGTGTACGTCGAGGACCGCGCGAAGGACATGGTGCTGCGCGCGGGCGAGAACGTGTACTGCGCCGAGGTGGAGGCCGCGATCTACGAGCACCCCGCGGTGTACGAGTGCGCGGTGTTCGGCCTGCCGCACGAGCGCCTCGGCGAGGAGGTCGCCGCGGCGATTCACCTGCGCGCGGGCATGTCGCTCAGCGAGGACGAGCTGCGCGCGCATCTCACGAGGCGCATCGCCGGCTTCAAGGTGCCGAGCGTGATCGAGTGGAAGCCCGAGGCGCTGCCGCGCAACCCGGCGGGCAAGATCCTGAAGCGCGAGCTGCGCGACGCGCTGGCGAAGGCGCGCGCGAAGTAG
- a CDS encoding tyrosine-protein phosphatase, producing the protein MQRAVLVFLSLALAGCGGGDLYAGMPDHVKKRHVALEGAANFRDLGGYATNDGRTVKWGQLFRSDNLAHLTDSDLEKVSALGINLVCDFRSAPEKAEEPDRLPANDPPAVAELEIGVDGFMVNDLRERIMSGDIEGLDLREMLIEGNRQFATKQAPTYAAMFERITKPENLPALVHCTAGKDRAGFAAAAILSVLGVPRETVMADFLLTNHYTAAATDRRLLMIELFSFTRADSDALRPLFGVEPAYLEAAFAEIEKSYGDFDTYRRDGLGLDDAEVEAFRALALE; encoded by the coding sequence ATGCAGCGCGCCGTTCTCGTCTTCTTGAGCCTCGCGCTCGCCGGCTGCGGCGGGGGCGATCTCTATGCGGGAATGCCCGACCACGTGAAGAAGCGACACGTGGCGCTCGAGGGCGCCGCGAACTTCCGCGATCTCGGTGGCTACGCGACGAACGACGGCCGCACGGTGAAGTGGGGACAGCTGTTCCGCAGCGACAACCTCGCGCACCTGACAGACAGCGATCTCGAGAAGGTCAGCGCGCTCGGCATCAATCTCGTGTGCGATTTCCGCTCGGCGCCCGAGAAGGCGGAAGAGCCCGATCGTCTGCCCGCGAACGATCCGCCCGCGGTCGCGGAGCTCGAGATCGGCGTCGACGGCTTCATGGTGAACGACCTGCGTGAGCGCATCATGTCGGGCGACATCGAAGGCCTCGATCTGCGCGAGATGCTGATCGAGGGCAATCGCCAGTTCGCCACGAAGCAGGCGCCCACCTACGCCGCGATGTTCGAACGCATCACGAAGCCGGAGAATCTGCCCGCGCTCGTGCACTGCACCGCCGGGAAGGACCGCGCGGGCTTCGCCGCCGCCGCGATCCTGAGCGTGCTCGGCGTGCCGCGCGAGACGGTGATGGCGGACTTCCTGCTCACGAATCACTACACGGCGGCGGCGACGGACCGGCGGCTCCTGATGATCGAGCTGTTCTCGTTCACGCGCGCCGATTCGGATGCGCTGCGCCCGCTGTTCGGCGTCGAGCCCGCGTATCTCGAAGCCGCTTTCGCCGAGATCGAGAAGAGCTACGGCGACTTCGACACCTACCGCCGCGACGGACTCGGCCTCGACGACGCCGAAGTGGAGGCGTTCCGCGCGCTCGCGCTGGAGTAG
- a CDS encoding sulfatase-like hydrolase/transferase, translated as MRLAASLLIVAAFAACSRAPAPERVVLVTVDTLRADRVGAYGDALAVTPALDALAAAGARFDAAISPVPITLPAHATLMTGLEPPRHGVRANGVFALPSDVATLAERMRAAGFATGAFVGAIVLDRHYGLARGFDTYDDAMSLRRAGGRSGGYAERRAEAVVDAALAWIATAPPRFFVWVHVYDPHANYDPPPQWANRVAGDAYRSEIAYTDAQLRRLFDGIATRHRDGRTLFAVTADHGESLGEHGEPAHSFTVYDATQRVPLIFAGPGVDPGTVVTNVARLADVAPTLLSLARAEPLADTDGVDLSGALRGRDRGGRIAYVESLDARLSQGWSPLYGVRSERWKFIRAPRPELYDLTSDPRELKDLAASEPAVAAELDREIERVHERARPLAWAKAAPAGEEREQLESLGYVVTAPAREVDLRVGGIDSKDVISHLRDYEIIGALIEAKDYAGALARAEAYPGEGAFISAQRAIAAQYAGEFARAEMHARLCAEQSPGYGDCWIALGNALGSLGRVGEAEAALARVIEADPAESDAHVVLGDLRLAQGDAAGAAQAYERAIASREGSAAAHWKLAALRLAAGDEKRATQLLASVPAEELARIEVIALLATSELQGGLRDAARARLEAALAKHPGDEMLDSLLKSARP; from the coding sequence ATGCGCCTCGCTGCTTCGCTGCTCATCGTCGCCGCGTTCGCCGCGTGCTCGCGCGCGCCGGCGCCCGAGCGCGTGGTGCTCGTCACGGTGGACACGCTGCGCGCCGACCGAGTCGGCGCTTATGGCGATGCGCTCGCGGTGACGCCCGCGCTCGACGCGCTCGCAGCGGCGGGTGCGCGCTTCGACGCGGCGATCTCGCCCGTCCCGATCACGTTGCCCGCGCACGCGACCCTGATGACTGGCCTCGAGCCGCCGCGCCATGGCGTGCGCGCGAACGGCGTGTTCGCTCTCCCGAGCGACGTCGCCACGCTCGCCGAGCGCATGAGAGCAGCGGGCTTCGCGACCGGAGCGTTCGTCGGCGCGATCGTTCTCGATCGGCACTACGGACTCGCGCGCGGCTTCGACACCTACGACGACGCGATGTCGCTGCGCCGCGCGGGCGGCCGCTCGGGCGGCTACGCCGAGCGCCGCGCCGAGGCCGTGGTTGACGCGGCGCTCGCGTGGATCGCCACCGCGCCTCCGCGCTTCTTCGTGTGGGTGCACGTGTACGACCCGCACGCGAACTACGACCCGCCGCCGCAGTGGGCGAATCGCGTCGCCGGAGACGCGTATCGCTCGGAGATCGCGTACACCGACGCGCAGCTGAGGCGCCTCTTCGACGGCATCGCGACACGACACCGCGACGGCCGCACGCTGTTCGCCGTCACCGCGGATCACGGCGAGAGCCTCGGCGAGCACGGCGAGCCCGCGCACAGCTTCACCGTGTACGACGCGACGCAGCGCGTGCCGCTGATCTTTGCCGGGCCCGGAGTCGACCCCGGCACGGTCGTCACGAACGTCGCGCGGCTCGCGGACGTCGCGCCGACACTGCTCTCGCTCGCGCGGGCGGAGCCGCTCGCTGACACGGATGGCGTCGACTTGTCTGGCGCGCTGCGCGGCCGCGATCGCGGCGGACGCATCGCGTACGTGGAATCGCTCGACGCGCGCCTCAGCCAAGGCTGGAGCCCGCTCTACGGCGTGCGCAGCGAGCGCTGGAAGTTCATCCGCGCGCCGCGGCCGGAGCTGTACGACCTGACGAGCGATCCGCGCGAGCTGAAGGACCTCGCCGCGAGCGAGCCCGCGGTCGCGGCCGAGCTCGATCGCGAGATCGAGCGCGTGCACGAGCGCGCGCGGCCGCTGGCGTGGGCGAAGGCGGCGCCCGCGGGCGAGGAGCGCGAGCAGCTCGAGAGTCTCGGCTACGTCGTGACCGCGCCGGCGCGCGAGGTCGACCTGCGCGTGGGCGGCATCGACTCGAAGGACGTCATCTCGCACCTGCGCGACTACGAGATCATCGGCGCGCTGATCGAGGCGAAGGACTACGCGGGCGCGCTCGCGCGTGCGGAGGCGTACCCCGGCGAGGGCGCGTTCATCTCGGCACAGCGAGCGATCGCGGCGCAGTACGCAGGTGAGTTCGCGCGCGCCGAGATGCACGCCCGCCTCTGCGCCGAGCAGTCGCCCGGCTACGGCGACTGCTGGATCGCGCTCGGGAACGCGCTCGGGTCATTAGGGAGAGTCGGGGAAGCGGAAGCGGCGCTCGCGCGAGTAATCGAAGCCGACCCCGCCGAGTCCGATGCGCACGTGGTGCTCGGCGATCTGCGCCTCGCGCAGGGCGACGCCGCCGGCGCAGCACAGGCCTACGAGCGCGCGATCGCTTCGCGCGAGGGCAGCGCCGCCGCGCATTGGAAGCTCGCGGCGCTGCGGCTCGCGGCGGGCGACGAGAAGCGCGCGACCCAGCTGCTCGCGAGCGTGCCCGCCGAAGAGCTCGCGCGGATCGAGGTCATCGCGCTGCTCGCGACGAGCGAGCTCCAAGGCGGCCTGCGCGACGCCGCGCGTGCGCGACTCGAAGCCGCGCTCGCGAAGCACCCGGGCGACGAGATGCTCGACAGCCTCCTGAAAAGTGCGAGGCCCTGA
- a CDS encoding AarF/ABC1/UbiB kinase family protein — protein sequence MHPVTRLRRTAKVGVLAARLWAHYKLPEYWGKLLRRGEPDEATKRRRHEIAAGWILSSALSMRGVIIKMCQAIATRADVFPPEFVEELKKCHDAVPAKPFPIVRAAVERELGKPLDAVFSEFSETPIASASLAQVHAARLLSGEAVAVKVQYPDIEDIVRTDLRNMERACRVYERLDPQPMELLPLLRELTSHIGMELDMRREAQSCDRVRALFADDARVWIPRIHHELSTGRVLVMERVEGIKVTEKAALEAAGVDPADVVQDLMRVYVRMILAAGFFQADPHPGNLMVTRDGRLIVLDFGLSKELPDGYGLGLFELMFSMMTMNESAMIRAFQELGFETKTGDTNTFLLIARRMMSRSDTGSFEGEFTEEMTDELFEAIREDPVVRVPSDFVLVGRVFSFLSGIAHTLGSRANVLSAMGAGPPR from the coding sequence ATGCATCCTGTCACGCGGCTCCGCCGCACAGCGAAGGTGGGCGTGCTCGCTGCGCGCCTGTGGGCGCACTACAAGCTGCCCGAGTACTGGGGAAAGCTGTTACGGCGCGGCGAGCCGGACGAGGCGACGAAGCGGCGCCGCCACGAGATCGCCGCGGGCTGGATCCTATCCTCTGCACTCTCGATGCGCGGCGTGATCATCAAGATGTGTCAGGCGATCGCGACGCGCGCCGACGTGTTCCCGCCCGAGTTCGTGGAGGAGCTGAAGAAGTGCCACGACGCGGTGCCGGCGAAGCCGTTCCCGATCGTGCGTGCCGCGGTCGAGCGCGAGCTCGGCAAACCCCTCGATGCGGTGTTCTCCGAGTTCTCCGAGACGCCGATCGCCTCCGCCTCGCTCGCGCAGGTGCACGCCGCGCGGCTGCTGTCGGGCGAAGCCGTCGCGGTGAAGGTCCAGTACCCCGACATCGAGGACATCGTGCGCACCGACCTGCGCAACATGGAGCGCGCTTGCCGCGTCTACGAGCGCCTCGACCCGCAGCCGATGGAGCTGCTGCCGCTGCTGCGCGAGCTCACCTCGCACATCGGCATGGAGCTCGACATGCGCCGCGAAGCGCAGTCGTGCGATCGGGTGCGCGCGCTGTTCGCCGACGATGCGCGCGTGTGGATCCCGCGCATTCACCACGAGCTCTCGACCGGGCGCGTGCTCGTGATGGAGCGCGTCGAGGGAATCAAGGTCACGGAGAAGGCCGCGCTCGAGGCCGCTGGCGTCGACCCCGCCGACGTGGTGCAGGACCTGATGCGCGTCTACGTGCGCATGATCCTCGCTGCCGGCTTCTTCCAGGCCGATCCGCATCCCGGCAACTTGATGGTCACGCGCGACGGCCGCCTGATCGTGCTCGACTTTGGGCTCTCGAAGGAGCTGCCCGACGGCTACGGCCTCGGCCTGTTCGAGCTGATGTTCTCGATGATGACGATGAACGAGTCCGCGATGATCCGCGCGTTCCAGGAATTAGGGTTCGAGACGAAGACCGGCGACACGAACACGTTCCTCCTGATCGCGCGGCGCATGATGTCGCGCAGCGACACTGGCTCGTTCGAGGGCGAGTTCACCGAAGAGATGACCGACGAGCTGTTCGAGGCGATCCGCGAGGATCCCGTCGTGCGCGTGCCGAGCGACTTCGTGCTCGTGGGCCGCGTGTTCTCGTTCCTCTCCGGCATCGCGCACACGCTCGGTTCGCGCGCGAACGTGCTCAGCGCGATGGGCGCGGGGCCGCCGCGGTGA
- a CDS encoding cation:proton antiporter, protein MHDAHEFLTALATVLCVAGVMTVVSQRLRLPVVVGYVLAGLVVGPHVPIPLVADRAIVQTLSELGVILVMFSLGLEFHLTKLARVGPAAGLTGLIECSAMFWLGFSAADLLGWSPRESLFTGALVAISSTTVIVKAFEERAVRAPLRERVIGILVVEDLLAILLLALLPAAALGEAVSWQGVAASLGKLAGILGLALAAGLFVVPRAMRAVLALGRAETALVASLGVCFAGALAAQALGYSVALGAFLAGSLVSEAGDAPAIERLVHPVRDLFAAIFFVSVGMLLDPRLALEHWPAVAAITAVVIVGKLASVGFGVFLTGGGTRTAVESGMSLAQIGEFSFIIAALGVTTGATGEFLFPVAVAASVITMVATPAMIRAAPRAAAFLDRKLPRRVQTFAALYGSWVEKLGGATQREQTLGANLRRLAGWLALDALLLGTIAIGASLRGASLSLWLAGALGIGTALANAIVFGAALALTAPFVLGIVRISKRIGIALARVALPDARTGQLDLSIAPRRALVVTLQLAAVMLVGLPLLALAQPFLPSGAGPAALALTLAGLAFSFWRTAADLQGHVTAGASAVIEALASQARGGMRPVHAPALGELARGLGEPEAVRIAPGCAACGATLSALDLRGLTGATVLAITRGERAIVFPSAGERLEAGDLLALAGTREAVDAAKALLARA, encoded by the coding sequence ATGCACGACGCGCACGAATTCCTCACGGCGCTCGCGACCGTGCTGTGCGTCGCGGGCGTGATGACCGTGGTGAGCCAGCGGCTGCGGCTCCCCGTCGTGGTCGGCTACGTGCTCGCGGGGCTGGTGGTCGGCCCGCACGTCCCGATCCCGCTCGTGGCCGACCGCGCGATCGTGCAGACGCTCTCCGAGCTGGGCGTGATCCTCGTGATGTTCTCGCTCGGCCTCGAGTTCCACCTGACGAAGCTCGCGCGGGTGGGGCCAGCCGCGGGGCTCACCGGCCTGATCGAGTGCAGCGCGATGTTCTGGCTAGGCTTCAGCGCAGCCGACCTACTCGGCTGGAGTCCGCGAGAGAGCCTCTTCACGGGCGCGCTGGTCGCGATCTCCAGCACCACGGTGATCGTGAAGGCGTTCGAGGAGCGCGCGGTGCGCGCGCCACTGCGCGAGCGCGTGATCGGCATCTTGGTCGTCGAGGATCTCCTCGCGATCTTGTTGCTGGCGCTGCTGCCCGCGGCGGCGCTGGGCGAAGCGGTGAGCTGGCAGGGCGTCGCCGCGTCGCTCGGAAAGCTCGCGGGCATTCTCGGGCTCGCACTCGCCGCCGGGCTCTTCGTCGTGCCGCGCGCGATGCGTGCAGTGCTCGCGCTCGGCCGCGCGGAAACCGCGCTCGTCGCGAGCCTCGGCGTGTGCTTCGCGGGCGCGCTCGCCGCGCAGGCGCTCGGCTACTCGGTCGCCCTCGGCGCGTTCCTCGCGGGCTCGCTCGTGTCGGAAGCCGGCGATGCGCCCGCGATCGAGCGGCTCGTGCACCCCGTGCGCGATCTCTTCGCCGCGATCTTCTTCGTCTCGGTCGGCATGCTGCTCGACCCGCGGCTCGCGCTGGAGCACTGGCCAGCGGTCGCCGCGATCACGGCGGTCGTGATCGTGGGCAAGCTCGCGAGCGTGGGCTTCGGCGTGTTCCTCACCGGCGGCGGCACGCGCACCGCGGTCGAGAGCGGCATGAGCCTCGCGCAGATCGGCGAGTTCTCGTTCATCATCGCCGCGCTCGGCGTCACGACGGGCGCGACCGGGGAGTTTCTCTTTCCCGTCGCCGTCGCGGCATCGGTCATCACGATGGTCGCCACGCCGGCGATGATCCGCGCCGCGCCGCGCGCCGCCGCGTTCCTCGATCGCAAGCTGCCGCGCCGCGTGCAGACCTTCGCCGCGCTCTACGGCAGCTGGGTCGAGAAGCTGGGCGGCGCGACACAGCGCGAGCAGACGCTCGGCGCGAACCTGCGCCGCCTCGCGGGCTGGCTCGCGCTCGATGCGCTGTTGTTAGGGACGATCGCGATCGGCGCGTCGCTCCGCGGCGCCTCGCTGTCGCTGTGGCTCGCAGGCGCACTCGGCATCGGCACTGCGCTGGCGAACGCGATCGTCTTCGGCGCCGCGCTCGCGCTCACCGCTCCTTTCGTGCTCGGCATCGTGCGAATCTCGAAGCGCATCGGCATCGCGCTCGCGCGCGTCGCGCTGCCCGATGCGCGCACGGGCCAGCTCGATCTCTCGATCGCGCCGCGGCGCGCGCTCGTCGTCACGCTGCAGCTCGCGGCGGTGATGCTCGTGGGCTTGCCGCTGCTCGCGCTCGCACAGCCCTTCCTTCCGAGCGGCGCGGGCCCAGCCGCGCTCGCACTCACGCTCGCGGGCCTCGCCTTCTCGTTCTGGCGGACGGCGGCGGACCTTCAGGGCCACGTCACTGCCGGCGCGAGCGCGGTGATCGAGGCGCTCGCGTCGCAAGCGAGAGGCGGCATGCGCCCGGTGCATGCTCCCGCGCTCGGCGAGCTCGCGCGCGGCCTCGGCGAGCCCGAGGCGGTCCGCATCGCGCCCGGCTGCGCCGCGTGCGGCGCGACGCTCTCGGCGCTCGACCTGCGCGGCCTCACGGGCGCCACCGTTCTCGCGATCACGCGCGGCGAGCGCGCGATCGTGTTCCCGAGCGCGGGCGAGCGCCTCGAAGCGGGCGACCTGCTCGCGCTCGCGGGCACGCGCGAAGCGGTGGATGCCGCGAAGGCGCTGCTCGCGCGCGCCTAG